A genome region from Blautia coccoides includes the following:
- the rhaD gene encoding rhamnulose-1-phosphate aldolase, protein MKVLEAKFVQGFMRMADDGWNQGWHERNGGNLTYRIKKEEVQSVREELSEDGDWKEIGTAVPALAGEYFLVTGSGKYFRNVMTDPEDSLAVIELDDKGENYRICWGLVNGGRPTSELPSHLMNHEVKMQATGGKHRVIYHAHTANVIALTFVLPLRDEVFTRELWEMATECPVVFPDGIGVVGWMVPGGRKIAAATSELMKKYDVAIWAHHGMFCSGEDFDLTFGLMHTVEKSAEILVKMLSMRPDKLQTITAQNFRDLAVDFHVDLPEKFLYDK, encoded by the coding sequence ATGAAAGTTTTGGAAGCAAAATTCGTACAGGGTTTTATGAGAATGGCAGATGACGGCTGGAACCAGGGATGGCATGAGAGAAACGGCGGAAATCTGACTTACCGCATCAAAAAAGAGGAAGTGCAGTCTGTAAGGGAAGAGCTGTCAGAGGACGGGGACTGGAAGGAGATCGGTACAGCGGTTCCGGCTCTGGCGGGAGAGTATTTTCTAGTGACAGGAAGCGGGAAGTATTTCCGCAATGTTATGACAGATCCGGAGGACTCCCTTGCTGTGATCGAGTTAGATGACAAGGGAGAGAATTACCGTATCTGCTGGGGCCTGGTAAACGGAGGAAGACCTACCAGTGAACTGCCCTCCCATCTGATGAACCATGAGGTGAAGATGCAGGCTACAGGCGGAAAGCACAGAGTGATCTACCATGCCCATACGGCAAATGTGATCGCCCTGACCTTTGTGCTGCCCTTAAGGGATGAAGTGTTCACAAGAGAGCTGTGGGAGATGGCAACAGAGTGTCCGGTGGTGTTCCCGGACGGTATCGGTGTTGTGGGATGGATGGTGCCGGGAGGAAGAAAGATCGCTGCCGCCACCAGTGAACTGATGAAAAAATACGATGTGGCCATTTGGGCACATCACGGTATGTTCTGCTCAGGGGAGGATTTTGATCTGACCTTCGGGCTTATGCACACAGTGGAAAAGTCCGCGGAGATCCTTGTAAAGATGTTGTCCATGAGACCGGATAAGCTGCAGACCATCACTGCGCAGAATTTCCGGGATCTGGCGGTGGATTTTCATGTGGATCTGCCGGAAAAATTTTTGTACGATAAATAA
- a CDS encoding helix-turn-helix domain-containing protein: MIWPDIQRNLGEVFEGGIMPTMVYINKQRINRSRVDRPLHSHESICEMLLIYRGTGIYTVNAVTYHLEEGDVLFYNQDDLHEVSSGTEEEIGSYCVGITNLRLKGLPRNHLVGEEGPYVRKAGQMYPLLKEMCGQMYMMQETNQTGRLAAQLLCASLVVMASQLEAFPQAVADGTKEEQFVARIWNYLNKHYTEEISLEKIAEALGCSAPYVSHAFKNATGSTPIQYVIRRRIGLAQTLLISTDMTATQIATTVGYDNTNYFCTLFAKVVGMTPIRYRGLYLEELKGVRNQS; the protein is encoded by the coding sequence GTGATTTGGCCGGATATTCAGAGGAATCTGGGGGAAGTGTTTGAAGGGGGGATCATGCCCACAATGGTTTACATAAATAAACAGAGAATCAATAGAAGCAGAGTGGACAGACCGCTGCACAGTCATGAGTCCATCTGTGAGATGCTGCTTATTTACAGGGGTACAGGTATTTATACAGTAAATGCTGTAACTTATCATCTGGAAGAAGGGGATGTGCTTTTTTATAATCAGGATGATCTGCATGAAGTATCTTCAGGAACGGAGGAGGAGATTGGGTCTTATTGTGTGGGAATCACGAATCTCAGACTCAAAGGGCTGCCAAGGAATCATCTTGTGGGAGAAGAAGGACCTTATGTGCGGAAGGCAGGACAGATGTATCCCCTTTTAAAAGAAATGTGCGGGCAGATGTATATGATGCAGGAGACAAATCAGACCGGCAGGCTGGCCGCACAGCTTTTGTGTGCTTCATTGGTGGTGATGGCAAGCCAGTTGGAGGCTTTTCCCCAGGCTGTGGCAGATGGTACGAAGGAAGAACAATTTGTGGCTAGGATATGGAATTATCTGAACAAACATTATACGGAGGAGATAAGCCTGGAAAAAATTGCAGAAGCTCTGGGGTGCTCAGCTCCTTATGTGTCTCATGCATTTAAGAATGCGACAGGAAGTACCCCTATTCAGTATGTGATACGGCGGAGGATCGGACTGGCACAGACGCTGCTGATCTCTACAGACATGACCGCCACACAGATTGCTACTACGGTGGGGTATGACAATACCAATTATTTTTGTACTCTGTTTGCAAAGGTAGTGGGGATGACACCGATTCGTTATAGGGGACTTTATTTGGAGGAGCTTAAAGGGGTTCGTAACCAGTCATGA
- a CDS encoding L-rhamnose isomerase — MTTAQRYESAREIYKNMGVDTDKAVETLKNIHISMHCWQGDDVQGFDHEGPLSGGIQTTGNYPGKARTPEELMEDIDKALSLIPGKHKLNLHANYAIFEDGCFADRDALKPEHFKRWAEFAKKRGMGIDFNPTFFSHEKAESFTLSSPDEEIRQFWIRHGQACIRISQYFAEELGQPCVMNIWIPDGYKDVPADRLSPRARFKDSLDQILSVDYDRSKVYVCLESKVFGIGMESYTVGSSEFCINYAANNGILSLMDNGHYHPTEVVSDKIPAMLLFNEKLALHVTRPVRWDSDHVVLFDDETKEIAKEIVRNDAIDRVFLGLDFFDASINRVSAWVVGMRNMQKAFLFALLQPNNKLKALQNSGAFTELMMLQEELKLYPFGDVWNYFCEQCGVPEKEDWFKEVQQYEKEVLSKRS, encoded by the coding sequence ATGACTACAGCACAGAGATATGAATCAGCCAGGGAAATTTATAAAAATATGGGGGTGGACACAGACAAGGCAGTGGAGACACTGAAAAACATCCACATTTCCATGCACTGCTGGCAGGGGGACGATGTACAGGGATTTGACCACGAAGGTCCTTTGTCCGGCGGTATCCAGACAACAGGAAATTACCCAGGAAAGGCCAGAACACCGGAGGAGCTGATGGAGGACATTGACAAGGCTTTGAGTCTGATCCCGGGAAAGCATAAGCTGAATCTGCATGCCAACTATGCCATTTTTGAGGACGGCTGTTTTGCGGACAGAGATGCCTTAAAGCCGGAGCATTTTAAGAGATGGGCAGAGTTTGCAAAAAAGAGAGGTATGGGCATTGATTTTAATCCCACCTTCTTTTCTCATGAGAAGGCGGAGAGCTTTACCCTCTCAAGTCCGGATGAGGAGATCCGTCAGTTCTGGATCCGCCATGGACAGGCCTGTATCCGCATATCCCAGTATTTTGCAGAGGAGCTGGGTCAGCCCTGCGTCATGAATATCTGGATCCCGGACGGCTATAAGGATGTGCCGGCTGACCGTCTGTCCCCAAGAGCCAGGTTCAAGGATTCTCTTGATCAGATATTGTCCGTTGACTATGACAGATCAAAAGTCTATGTGTGCCTGGAATCAAAAGTATTTGGCATCGGCATGGAGTCCTACACGGTTGGTTCCAGCGAATTCTGCATCAACTATGCAGCCAACAACGGGATTTTAAGTCTCATGGACAACGGGCATTATCATCCCACAGAGGTGGTTTCCGATAAAATTCCGGCTATGCTCTTATTTAATGAGAAACTGGCCCTGCACGTGACAAGACCGGTGCGCTGGGATTCCGATCATGTTGTGCTCTTCGATGACGAGACAAAAGAGATCGCAAAGGAAATCGTGAGAAACGATGCCATTGACAGGGTATTTTTAGGACTTGATTTCTTCGATGCCAGTATTAACCGCGTCAGCGCATGGGTGGTGGGAATGCGGAATATGCAGAAAGCATTTCTGTTTGCCCTGCTTCAGCCAAACAACAAACTGAAAGCACTGCAGAACAGCGGCGCCTTCACAGAGCTTATGATGCTCCAGGAAGAGCTGAAGCTGTATCCTTTCGGGGATGTATGGAATTATTTCTGTGAACAGTGCGGCGTTCCTGAGAAAGAGGACTGGTTTAAAGAAGTGCAGCAGTATGAAAAAGAGGTGCTGAGCAAACGTTCCTGA